The Streptomyces sp. NBC_00569 genomic sequence TGGCCGAGCACGGGCTGCGGCTGCACGTCGCGTCCGTGCAGGAGTACATCGACCGCGGCGCCCTCAAGGAGCGCCCGGACGGGACGCGCAACCCGCTGCAGACGGTGCCGCTGACGGAGAAGATCCAGGCGGAGCGCTTCGACGCCGTCTTCGGCGGCGGGCGCCGCGACGAGGAGAAGGCCCGCGCCAAGGAGCGTGTGTTCTCCCTGCGCGACGAGTTCTCCCAGTGGGACCCGCGCCGCCAGCGCCCCGAGCTGTGGCAGCTGTACAACGGCCGCCACGCCCCCGGCGAGCACGTGCGCGTCTTCCCGCTGTCCAACTGGACCGAGCTCGACGTGTGGCAGTACATCGCCCGGGAGGGCATCGAGCTGCCGGGGATCTACTTCGCGCACGAGCGGGACGTCTTCCAGCGCTCCGGCATGTGGCTGACCGCCGGTGAGTGGGGCGGCCCCAAGGAGGGCGAGAGCGTCGAGAAGCGCCTCATCCGCTACCGCACGGTCGGCGACATGTCGTGCACCGGCGCCGTCGACTCCGACGCGACGACGCTGGACGCCGTGATCGCCGAGATCGCCGCCTCCCGGCTCACCGAGCGGGGCGCGACCCGCGCCGACGACAAGATGTCCGAGGCCGCGATGGAAGACCGCAAGCGCGAGGGGTATTTCTAAATGAGCACCACCACAGAGCAGTTGGCCGACCTGTCGGCCACCACCCTGCTGCGGTTCGCCACCGCCGGTTCCGTCGACGACGGCAAGTCCACCCTCGTGGGCCGCCTGCTGCACGACTCCAAGTCGGTCCTCACGGACCAGCTGGAGGCCGTCGAGCACGCGTCCCGCAACCGCGGTCAGGAGGCGCCCGACCTGGCGCTGCTCACCGACGGCCTGCGCGCCGAGCGCGAGCAGGGCATCACCATCGACGTCGCCTACCGCTACTTCGCCACGCCCCGGCGCCGGTTCATCCTGGCCGACACCCCGGGCCATGTGCAGTACACCCGGAACATGGTGACCGGCGCGTCCACCGCCGACCTCGCCGTCGTCCTCGTCGACGCCCGCAACGGCGTCATCGAGCAGACCCGCCGGCACGCCGCGGTCGCCGCGCTCCTGCGCGTCCCGCACGTGGTGCTCGCGGTGAACAAGATGGACCTCGTCGACTACGCGGAGCCCGTCTTCGCGAAGATCGCCGAGGAGTTCACGGCGTACGCATCCGACCTGGGTGTTCCCGAGATCACCGCGATCCCGATCTCCGCGCTCGCCGGTGACAACGTCGTGGAGCCGTCCGCGAACATGGACTGGTACGGCGGCCCGACCGTCCTCGAGCACCTGGAGACCGTACCGGTCAGCCACGACCTGACGAGCTGCCACGCGCGGCTGCCCGTCCAGGTCGTCATCCGCCCGCAGACCGCCGAGCACCCCGACTACCGCGGTTACGCGGGCCAGATCGCGGCCGGCACGTTCCGCGTCGGCGAGTCCGTCACGGTACTGCCGTCGGGCCGCACGTCGAAGGTCTCCGGGATCGACCTGCTGGGCAGGTCGGTCGACGTGGCGTGGACGCCGCAGTCGGTGACCCTCCTCCTGGAGGACGACATCGACGTCTCGCGCGGCGACCTCATCGTGCCGAGCGGCGACGCGCCCGCCACCTCGCAGGACGTCGAGGCGACCGTCTGCCACGTGGCCGACCAGCCTCTCGCCGTCGGCCAGCGCGTGCTCCTCAAGCACACGACGCGCACGGTCAAGGCGATCGTCAAGGAGATCCCCTCGCGGCTCACCCTGGACGACCTGTCCCAGCACCCCGAGCCGGGGCAGCTGGTCGCCAACGACATCGGCCGCGTCAAGGTCCGCACCGCCGAGCCGATCGCGCTCGACGACTACGCCGACTCGCGCCGCACCGGTTCGTTCCTCCTCATCGACCCGGCCGACGGGACGACGCTCGCCGCCGGCATGGCGGGCGAGGCGTTCGGCGGCAAGCCGCAGGCGGCCCACGCGGAGGAGTCCGCGCAGGCCGCCGACGACGACGGCTGGGACTTCTAGTCATGAACTCCATCGACGTCTATGCGACGTTCGCGAAAGAGGGCGGCCGCGTCGGCAGCGGCGCCCTCGGCGCGGGCCAGGGCGGGGTCGGGCGATGTGCGTGCTGACGTACGCGCACTGCCTGCGCGCCCACACCCCCCGCGACCTGTTCGTACGAAGACGAAACCCTGCCGACCTCCCGGCCACGCCCTGAGAGCGTGACCGCCGGGCCAACGAGAGGAACACCTCCCGTGCCTGCCAACTCCGCCTCCTGGCGCCGCGGCCTCGCCGCCGTCGCCGCCCTGCCGCTCCTCGCGCTCGCCGCGACGGCCTGCAGCTACGGCTCACAGTCCAAGGACGACA encodes the following:
- a CDS encoding sulfate adenylyltransferase subunit 1 translates to MSTTTEQLADLSATTLLRFATAGSVDDGKSTLVGRLLHDSKSVLTDQLEAVEHASRNRGQEAPDLALLTDGLRAEREQGITIDVAYRYFATPRRRFILADTPGHVQYTRNMVTGASTADLAVVLVDARNGVIEQTRRHAAVAALLRVPHVVLAVNKMDLVDYAEPVFAKIAEEFTAYASDLGVPEITAIPISALAGDNVVEPSANMDWYGGPTVLEHLETVPVSHDLTSCHARLPVQVVIRPQTAEHPDYRGYAGQIAAGTFRVGESVTVLPSGRTSKVSGIDLLGRSVDVAWTPQSVTLLLEDDIDVSRGDLIVPSGDAPATSQDVEATVCHVADQPLAVGQRVLLKHTTRTVKAIVKEIPSRLTLDDLSQHPEPGQLVANDIGRVKVRTAEPIALDDYADSRRTGSFLLIDPADGTTLAAGMAGEAFGGKPQAAHAEESAQAADDDGWDF
- the cysD gene encoding sulfate adenylyltransferase subunit CysD produces the protein MTTVAPTTGEETDSPYALSHLDALESEAVHIFREVAGEFERPVILFSGGKDSILMLHLALKAFAPAPVPFTLLHVDTGHNFPEVLEYRDRVVAEHGLRLHVASVQEYIDRGALKERPDGTRNPLQTVPLTEKIQAERFDAVFGGGRRDEEKARAKERVFSLRDEFSQWDPRRQRPELWQLYNGRHAPGEHVRVFPLSNWTELDVWQYIAREGIELPGIYFAHERDVFQRSGMWLTAGEWGGPKEGESVEKRLIRYRTVGDMSCTGAVDSDATTLDAVIAEIAASRLTERGATRADDKMSEAAMEDRKREGYF